A window of the Chitinophagaceae bacterium genome harbors these coding sequences:
- a CDS encoding FkbM family methyltransferase, whose amino-acid sequence MMYIKKIIKNALIFARLWKRNKTTLSSDTICEIRDLLDGEKITLVDVGGAVNLQPHHHKLIGNTCFYIFEPDLRSYDDLISTVGRYSHPHDFHYINKALSGKDGKRTLYLSNVPTGSSILPVNKESVLFSEKSTYLFPMKELEIETRNLSTILKEIKVKNFDAIKLDVQGAELEIIQGISPDMLKDIMLIEVEVGLHEIYMNQATFQNTDSFMRQSGFELFELRINRGHIPNSTDNKSYHKIYLDAHEQSPSVSARVYEFDAVYFRSINWVKKEQPPVSIIRKLISLYCVYNFYAEAIQMTEYCRENNLIDEKDSIKIINSIKQIHKKEYKKLTKYHSFLKSNNYNIWAQYMWVPYPSN is encoded by the coding sequence ATGATGTATATAAAAAAAATTATAAAAAACGCTTTAATATTTGCTCGACTATGGAAGAGGAACAAAACTACTTTATCTTCTGATACTATTTGTGAGATTCGAGACCTTTTAGATGGTGAAAAAATAACTCTTGTAGATGTGGGAGGAGCGGTGAATTTACAGCCCCATCATCATAAATTAATAGGTAATACTTGTTTTTATATTTTTGAACCTGATTTACGATCTTATGATGATTTGATATCTACTGTTGGAAGGTATTCTCATCCTCATGATTTTCATTATATAAATAAGGCACTTTCTGGAAAAGATGGGAAAAGAACACTCTATCTTAGTAATGTTCCCACTGGAAGTTCTATTTTACCAGTTAATAAAGAATCAGTTTTATTTTCAGAAAAAAGTACTTATTTGTTTCCTATGAAAGAACTAGAAATAGAAACAAGAAATTTAAGTACAATTCTAAAAGAGATAAAGGTGAAAAATTTTGATGCTATAAAATTGGACGTTCAAGGTGCAGAATTAGAAATTATACAGGGAATTTCACCAGATATGTTGAAAGATATAATGCTGATAGAAGTGGAAGTAGGGCTACATGAGATATACATGAATCAGGCTACTTTCCAAAATACCGATAGTTTTATGAGACAATCTGGATTTGAACTTTTTGAACTTAGGATAAATAGAGGACATATACCTAATTCTACCGATAATAAATCATACCATAAAATATATCTTGATGCTCATGAGCAATCCCCATCAGTTAGTGCTAGGGTATATGAATTTGATGCGGTATATTTTAGGAGTATAAATTGGGTAAAGAAAGAACAACCGCCTGTATCAATTATTAGAAAACTCATATCTCTATACTGTGTTTATAATTTTTATGCAGAAGCAATACAAATGACCGAATACTGTAGAGAAAATAATCTTATAGATGAAAAAGATAGTATAAAAATTATAAACTCTATAAAACAAATACATAAAAAAGAATATAAAAAGTTAACAAAATATCATTCTTTCTTAAAATCTAATAATTATAATATATGGGCACAGTATATGTGGGTACCATATCCTTCAAACTAA
- a CDS encoding ABC transporter ATP-binding protein — MTVIKAENISKAYQLGQFSTGTLSRDIERWWAIKRGKEDPFLKIGETNDRSKKGKSDIVWSLKDINFEIQQGDAVGIIGRNGAGKSTLLKILSQITSPTTGTIKIKGRIASLLEVGTGFHPELSGRENIFLNGAILGMRKKEITRKFDEIVDFSGVERYIDTPVKRYSSGMYVRLAFAVAAHLESEILIVDEVLAVGDAEFQKKCLGKMGDISKGQGRTVLFVSHNLNTILDLCPTSILLSNGQLQSFNISETIVQKYQGKTNYEFIIKETSINKRIERCRATGNVCGKVLVKDIECTHFPSQENNFLVLLFTLVSSVDIENDNLFVAIGFQNSPNSLAYGTNKYRCDDIIKKNVYHKLHLKIDNLSSCNLEYAFPYIVLLDKNNSPYDVIDAHVADVPSIKIFRDPVIEKVHITKI; from the coding sequence TATCAAAGGCATACCAATTAGGGCAATTTTCCACAGGAACACTGAGCAGAGACATAGAAAGATGGTGGGCTATCAAACGAGGAAAAGAAGATCCTTTTTTGAAAATAGGAGAAACAAACGATAGAAGCAAAAAAGGAAAATCTGATATTGTATGGAGTTTGAAAGATATTAATTTTGAAATACAGCAAGGGGATGCTGTAGGAATTATTGGCAGAAATGGTGCGGGGAAAAGTACTCTCTTAAAAATTCTCAGCCAAATCACCTCTCCTACCACAGGAACCATTAAAATAAAAGGAAGGATAGCCAGTTTGTTAGAAGTAGGAACAGGTTTTCATCCCGAATTAAGCGGAAGAGAAAATATATTTCTTAACGGTGCTATCCTTGGCATGCGAAAAAAAGAAATAACCAGAAAATTTGACGAAATAGTGGACTTCTCAGGGGTAGAAAGATATATAGATACTCCCGTAAAACGGTATTCTTCGGGAATGTATGTTCGGCTTGCGTTTGCGGTTGCGGCACATTTAGAAAGTGAAATTTTGATTGTTGACGAAGTATTAGCCGTAGGAGATGCTGAATTTCAGAAAAAATGCCTCGGAAAAATGGGAGATATCTCGAAAGGACAAGGAAGGACGGTGCTGTTTGTGAGTCATAATTTAAATACTATTTTGGATTTATGTCCAACATCAATCCTACTTAGCAATGGACAATTACAAAGTTTTAATATATCTGAAACCATTGTTCAAAAATATCAAGGTAAAACAAATTACGAGTTTATTATAAAAGAAACATCTATCAATAAACGAATAGAGAGGTGTAGAGCAACTGGAAATGTTTGTGGGAAAGTACTTGTAAAAGATATTGAATGTACCCATTTCCCTTCTCAAGAAAATAATTTTTTAGTATTATTGTTTACACTTGTTTCATCTGTTGATATAGAAAATGATAACTTATTTGTAGCTATAGGATTTCAAAATTCTCCCAATAGTTTAGCCTATGGAACAAATAAGTACCGTTGTGATGACATTATTAAGAAAAATGTTTACCATAAACTACATCTTAAGATAGATAATCTCTCTTCTTGTAATTTAGAGTACGCTTTTCCATATATTGTATTGTTAGATAAAAATAATTCTCCATACGATGTTATTGATGCACATGTTGCAGATGTTCCATCCATAAAGATTTTTAGAGACCCCGTTATTGAGAAAGTACATATAACAAAAATTTAA